A genomic segment from Daphnia carinata strain CSIRO-1 chromosome 1, CSIRO_AGI_Dcar_HiC_V3, whole genome shotgun sequence encodes:
- the LOC130691153 gene encoding ribonuclease H2 subunit A-like, with protein sequence MEEGLRSFSERNNRNITIVSKVPDVCRNEACALGIDEAGRGPVLGPMVYGITYCPESRAEELKAIGCADSKTLSEDQREKLFEKLDSLKDFVGWVVEIISPNSICNSMFKRLKHSLNEVSHDSAIGLIRKALSLGVNVTSVFVDTVGPPEKYQAKLSAIFPDIKITVSKKADSLFPVVSAASICAKVARDKALSSWQFRESPFVDLKNTEDIKWGSGYPGDPTTKKFLAQNIDPVFGFPQLVRFSWSTSDQLLKSKGVPVEWEDTEEQENQAVSVKTFFQNSSKTNTPRRHPYFADRRLKPATKLV encoded by the exons ATGGAGGAAGGTTTACGCTCATTTTCTGAACGTAATAACCGCAATATTACTATAGTATCGAAAGTACCTGATGTTTGTCGTAACGAAGCCTGCGCTTTAGGAATTGACGAAGCAGGGAGGGGACCAGTATTGG gtCCCATGGTATATGGAATAACATATTGTCCAGAGTCTCGAGCAGAGGAGTTGAAAGCTATAGGGTGTGCTGACTCCAAAACACTTTCAGAGGATCAACGTGAAAAACTCTTTGAAAAACTAGATTCACTTAAAGACTTTGTAGGATGGGTTGTAGAAATAATATCTCCAAATTCAATATGCAATAGCATGTTCAAAAGGCTCAAGCACAGTCTAAATGAGGTTTCTCATGATTCTGCAATTGGACTCATCAGGAAAGCACTAAGTTTAGGAGTAAATGTCACTTCTGTTTTTGTTGACACTGTTGGTCCACCTGAGAAATACCAAGCCAAGCTCTCAGCTATTTTCCCAGATATCAAGATAACTGTTTCCAAAAAGGCTGATTCTCTCTTTCCAGTTGTCAGTGCGGCAAGTATTTGTGCTAAAGTGGCACGTGATAAAGCCTTGTCTAGTTGGCAGTTCAGAGAGTCTCCAtttgttgatttaaaaaatactgaaGACATAAAATGGGGAAGTGGCTATCCAGGAG ATCCtaccacaaaaaaatttctggcCCAAAACATTGATCCAGTTTTTGGTTTCCCTCAACTTGTCAGATTTTCTTGGTCAACTTCTGATCAACTGTTAAAATCCAAAGGTGTACCTGTAGAGTGGGAAGACACAGAAGAGCAAGAAAATCAGGCAGTGTCGGTTAAGACATTCTTCCAGAACTCAAGTAAAACGAATACGCCAAGGAGACACCCATATTTTGCCGATCGCAGACTGAAACCAGCAACTAAACTTGTTTGA
- the LOC130691168 gene encoding uncharacterized protein LOC130691168: MDLQAQLLQQHKILDNSKAKDAQSLSLQAQLGEKNKLERNSFQTVKEVFPNSNLTEHEDELALGEHSQLFSLPPDSVLNLNSVSAAQKESLVISPCSEGSEQLWDRIWAENGCGTETKIWHKFNVKHGLEFNGGSNQVWKCYRMEESAYR, encoded by the exons atggacctgcaggctcaattattgcaacagcacaaaatattagataacagcaaagctaaggatg ctcaaagtttgagtctacaagctcagctaggggaaaagaacaaattggaacggaacagtttccaaacagtgaaggaggtttttccaaactcaaacctaactgaacatgaggatgaattggcattaggcgaacacagtcag ttattcagtctaccacctgacagtgtgttaaatttaaattctgttagtgctgcacaaaaagaatcgttagtaataagcccatgcagtgaaggaagtgaacaattgtgggaccgtatttgggccgaaaatgggtgtggtacggaaaccaagatatggcacaagttcaacgtgaaacatggattag aatttaatgggggatcaaatcaagtctggaagtgttacaggatggaagagtcagcctacagatga
- the LOC130691127 gene encoding hillarin-like, with protein MMNFYENLCFRCGQTVYQVDRVGPLKDFTFFHQGCFKCSACGTKLTLKTYYNNQDSNDDKEVYCISHVPKIGPGHLDGSAVGIRSALNVPKSFNYVNEQIRGGGKGTFDAEALAIKPHLNNGRQSGENGHFAEHQYGRFDASALHIAHALRATELQRSYRRPIEKPLDSYLDKDTQVRLEMKHRKEEDDLYRKFARQREEEEFKFKEEFREEWEKELEKLTSRFERELANKRKKPDEQKVLTLRLQREREDLEKNLTVRRDKKKESLTRKLLEHERAATAALVEKQSKEMMNLINEKRSEFMRAESLYIDDDYQTEELFPYPSNPPAPQPPGVAKTDIYHDPLVFADIDQIAISVAQEDQKTFTDLVRMLIGRCGSDVEKARTIFRWITVKNLNTMQFDDTVRTDTPMGLLRGIKHGTESYHVLFKRICSYAGLHCVVIKGYSKSAGYQPGVRFEDNRFRNSWNAVYVAGAWRFVQCNWGARHLVNAKEVPKPGSKSKSDSLRYEYDDHYFLTDPKEFIYEFFPLQAEWQLLKTTITLKEFEDLPFVRSLFFRYGLYFPDDNTKAVMVTDSTGAVTIRIGMPSNMQASLIFHYNLKFYDNDTDTFENTSLKRFVMQSVVGNVVAFRVHAPCSGAFLLDIFANAVTPREYLTGEPMKFKSVCKFKIVCEDLQTVMVPLPDCASGEWGPMKATRLFGLVPITHQDALIFAGRELECQFRMSRPLTDFMATLHKNGSEEKRLAKYATHYVTDDLVTFKISFPEEGQYGMDIYTREVNSMGTSSGNNAEQSNEKHLLTHCCKYLINSSKRNQI; from the exons atgatGAACTTTTACGAGAATCTCTGTTTCCGGTGCGGTCAAACGGTGTACCAGGTGGACCGCGTCGGTCCGCTGAAGGACTTTACATTCTTCCACCAGGGCTGTTTCAAGTGCTCGGCATGCGGCACGAAACTGACGCTCAAGACGTATTACAACAATCAGGATTCCAATGACGACAAGGAGGTCTACTGCATCAGCCACGTCCCCAAGATCGGACCAGGTCACCTGGACGGTTCGGCCGTGGGAATCCGCTCTGCCCTTAATGTGCCCAAGTCGTTCAACTACGTCAACGAACAGATTCGTGGAGGAGGCAAGGGTACATTTGACGCCGAGGCGTTGGCCATCAAGCCGCACCTAAACAACGGCCGTCAAAGCGGTGAGAACGGACATTTCGCCGAACATCAGTATGGACGATTCGATGCTAGCGCTCTTCACATCGCCCACGCCCTACGTGCCACCGAACTCCAGCGAAGTTACCGACGACCTATTGAAAAGCCTCTCGACTCTTATCTG GACAAAGACACCCAAGTTCGATTGGAGATGAAACACCGTAAGGAAGAGGACGACTTGTACCGAAAATTTGCCCGCCAACGTGAAGAAGAGGAATTTAAGttcaaagaagaatttcgG gAAGAGTGGGAGAAGGAGCTGGAGAAGTTGACGTCACGGTTCGAGCGCGAGCTGGCcaacaaacggaaaaaaccCGACGAGCAAAAAGTATTGACTCTGAGACTGCAAAGGGAGCGCGAGGATCTCGAAAAGAATCTAACCGTCCGCCGTGACAAGAAGAAGGAGTCGCTCACCCGCAAACTCCTGGAACATGAAcg agcGGCGACAGCAGCACTGGTGGAGAAGCAGAGCAAAGAGATGATGAACTTGATCAACGAGAAACGCTCCGAGTTCATGCGCGCCGAGAGCCTCTACATCGACGATGATTACCAGACCGAGGAATTGTTCCCTTACCCGAGCAACCCTCCTGCACCTCAACCACCCGGTGTGGCGAAAACTGACATCTACCACGATCCGCTCGTCTTTGCTGATATTGATCAAATCGCTATTTCG GTGGCACAAGAAGATCAGAAAACATTCACAGACCTTGTACGCATGTTGATTGGACGATGTGGATCCGATGTCGAGAAAGCCAG AACCATTTTCCGGTGGATCACGGTCAAGAATTTGAACACGATGCAGTTCGACGACACGGTTCGCACAGATACACCGATGGGTTTGCTCCGAGGCATCAAACACGGTACGGAAAGCTACCACGTCTTGTTCAAACGCATCTGCAG CTATGCCGGTTTACATTGCGTGGTTATCAAGGGCTATTCAAAATCAGCCGGCTATCAACCGGGAGTCCGCTTCGAGGACAACCGCTTCCGTAATTCGTGGAACGCTGTCTATGTTGCCGGAGCTTGGCGCTTCGTGCAGTGCAACTGGGGCGCCCGCCATCTGGTCAATGCTAAAGAAGTACCCAAACCGGGTAGCAAGAGCAAATCCGACAGTCTTCG TTACGAGTATGATGATCATTACTTCTTAACGGATCCGAAGGAATTCATCTACGAATTTTTCCCTCTTCAAGCCGAATGGCAACTGCTTAAAACCACCATCACTCTCAAAGAGTTTGAAGACCTGCCTTTCGTGCGTTCCCTCTTCTTCCGTTATGGGTTGTACTTCCCAGATGACAACACCAAGGCAGTTATGGTTACGGATTCCACAG GAGCTGTTACGATTCGAATTGGTATGCCGTCCAACATGCAAGCCAGCCTCATTTTCCATTACAACCTCAAGTTTTACGACAATGATACCGACACATTCGAAAACACCAGTCTTAAGCGTTTCGTCATGCAG TCTGTTGTTGGAAACGTGGTGGCTTTCCGAGTGCACGCCCCTTGCAGTGGGGCTTTCCTTCTGGATATCTTCGCTAACGCAGTGACACCACGCGAATACCTGACAGGCGAGCCAATGAAATTCAAGAGCGTTTGCAAGTTCAAGATCGTTTGTGAGGACCTTCAGACAGTCATGGTCCCTCTGCCGGACTGTGCTAGTGGCGAATGGGGCCCGATGAAGGCAACGCGCCTTTTTGGCCTGGTGCCCATTACTCATCAAGATGCGCTGATTTTTGCCGGCCGTGAACTCGAATGCCAATTCCGCATGTCCCGACCGTTGACCGACTTTATGGCTACACTACACAAAAACGGCTCGGAAGAGAAACGGCTTGCTAAATACGCCACGCATTATGTCACGGACGACCTGGTCACCTTTAAGATCAGTTTTCCCGAAGAAGGTCAATACGGAATGGATATTTATACGCGTGAAGTCAATTCGATGGGGACCAGCAGCGGTAACAACGCCGAGCAGAGTAACGAGAAACATCTGTTGACTCATTGCTGTAAATATCTGATCAATTCTTCTAAACGCAATCAGATTTAG
- the LOC130691167 gene encoding uncharacterized protein LOC130691167: MPISYFSLLLVLSAAWMGHGLPAEPKEPTSRDSRQMMFPFGVVPMQQPSDFIDVGTLVHHLPPAAKLRLVDALLTTTAALSENPPLSPGYKAGTGPNSLDLSNLDPNASPEELFQRISHLVPYSLEELRDMQSRLGLDAVVTLIVQALVGQIVSVLIVPFIISIIAGMFAG, translated from the exons ATGCCGATTTCGTATTTTAGCCTGCTACTG GTGTTGTCGGCTGCCTGGATGGGACATGGATTGCCCGCAGAGCCGAAGGAACCAACGTCGAGGGATTCGCGGCAGATGATGTTCCCTTTCGGTGTAGTACCAATGCAGCAACCCAGTGATTTCATCGACGTTG GCACTTTAGTGCATCACCTGCCTCCAGCAGCAAAACTTAGGTTGGTGGATGCTTTGTTAACTACAACAGCAGCACTGTCTGAAAATCCTCCATTGAGCCCTGGCTACAAAGCTGGAACAGGGCCAAACAGTTTGGATTTATCGAATCTCGACCCGAACGCTTCCC cTGAAGAACTCTTCCAAAGGATCAGCCACCTGGTGCCGTATTCGCTAGAAGAACTAAGAGATATGCAATCACGGCTGGGATTGGATGCAGTTGTTACCCTCATCGTCCAAGCCCTGGTTGGCCAGATTGTAAGTGTTCTTATAGTACCATTCATCATAAGCATAATCGCTGGTATGTTTGCTGGCTAA